GAATAATCCGCGCCGATATCTAAGTGCTGAAGGAACCTCCTCAACCAAACAGCCTCCTGAACTGCTGCTGAACATGTTATGTATTTTGCCTCcatagtggataaagctatacagGATTGTTTCTTGCTACTCCATGTGATGGCGCCATTATTTAGCAAGAAaacatatccagttgtcgatttgcgctcatctaggtcactgccccaATCAGCACCACTGTAACCATTTAGCTGCAAATTTGAACCCTGATAGCACAATGTATAGTCTGCATTTCCCTTGAGGTATCTGAAAATcctcttgactgctttccaATGAGCCAGTCCAGGATTAAATTGGAATCTACTGACCaagccaactgcatagcatatATCCAGTCGAGTACATATCATTGCGTATATCAGACTACCAATAGCGCTAGCATAGGGAACCCGagtcattttctctctcttttggagTTTTAGGACACATTTCTTGGCATAAGGTCTCGCCTTTAGCAATGGGATTGTCAATGGGTTTACAATTACTCATTTGGAAGCGTTCAAGGACCttctttatgtaagtctgttgAGACAAACATAGAAGCTTCTTTGAACGATCTCTATAGATCTTAACCCCCAAAATATATTCAGCCTCACCCatgtccttcatctcaaaattgaggGACAACCACTCTTTAGTGGCGACAATCATCCCCTTATAATTTCCAGtcattaaaatatcatcaacatataatgaTAATAACACAAAACTCGTTTTGGACCATTTTATATAAACACAGTGGTCTTCTGCGATCATCGTAAACTCATTCAAAAGAATGGCTTGATGGAATCGGAGGTACCACTATCTAGATGATTGCTTTAGGCCATATATAgatcgtttgagcttgcacactttgtgctcttgacctttgaccacaaaGCCCGtgggttgatccatatagatctcttcatctagttctccattgagaaaagCTGTCTTAACGTCCATTTGATAGAGTTCTAAGTCCAATTGTGCTACAATGGCTAGAATCAAGCGAATTGAGGCAAACCTTACTACTGGAGAAAAGgtttcctcatagtctataccctcttgttgggtatatcctttcACCACTAGGCGAGCTTTATGCCTTTCTATTGACCCGTTCGCTTTACGTTTGACCTttagaacccatttgttcccaatgGCCTTTTGTCCTGGCGGTAGGTCTACCAGATCCCAGACCTGATTAGTCCTCATAGACTCCATCTCATCGTTTAGTGCTTTtatccactcatctttagtagaagatgagaaaGCCTCTTGGATGGTTCTAGGCTTATCATCATCTTGCAGTCCCACCATGAAAATctccccttcaatctcaaatCGACGACGGGGAATATTTCCGCATAAACTTCTACGTGGTTGAAACTGTTGTGAATAATCAACAAGTGGTGTTTCATTGCTCAGAGCTAAATCACTCCCATTGTTTCTAAGAGCttgagaaatttcatcattcttaACTACGACACTTGGAGTGATTTCCTCTTGATCCACAAGTTCTTGGAGTTCcaaactcctatcaacctcGCCTCTAATTGGAAATTCATCCTCGATGAAATTCACATCTCGTGACTCAATTTCAGATACCGTCTCATCAGGTTGTTCACCGATTAATACATATCCCTTAGAGTGATCAGggtaccttataaagatacacttctttCCTCTAGGACCCAGGTTTCCATATTTATGGAAAGAATCGTGAACAAAGCCTGTTGAACTCCATGGCTGCAAGTTATTCAAATTGGGTTTCTCACCGGTCCAAAGTTCATACGGGGTGAACGACACCgatttggagggcactcggTTAAGGATATAGGCTGtagtcaaaagtgcatccccccaATATGATATTGGTAGGTTTGATTGCGCCATCATCGAtctaaccatctcaagcagtgtCCGATTTCTTCTTTCTGTCACGCCATTTTGTTGTAGCGTATATGGCATTGTCAACTGCCTTTTaattcctttttcatcacagagcTTTTTAAATTACTCAGATAAATATTCACGTCCACGGTCTATTCTTAAAGCTTTTATACTCCTGTCTAATTGATTCTCAACCAAACTCATGTATCGTCTAAAGCAATCTAATGCttcagacttatgggagatCAAATAAACATGACCATATCGTGAATAATCATCTATGAATGTGATGAAATATAAAGCCCCGTGCCTCGCCCTCACACTCATTGAGCCACAAATATTTGAGTGGATTAATTGCAACAGAGAAGATGCTCTTGCTGCTTTTCCAAATggttttctttttgattttccCATCAAACAATGTTCACAAGTGGGCAACGTGACTTTAGCGAGATTGCCTATTAGGCCTTCTCTAGCCAACCGTGTCATCCTCTCTTGCCCAACATGGCCAAGTCTAGCATGCCATGTATTCGAATTTAAATTATCAGATTCAGTGATAAAAATAGTAGATTCATTCACATTTGAATAATCCAAATccattatatataaacatgatCATATTCATAGAacgtaagaaaaaatatatatatgcattacatGAACAAGAAACAGAGACATATTTCGCTGGGAACAACTAACgtaatgctctgataccaatgttagCAATTATATAAACGTACACAGCGGAAGAAATACCTCAAGGATAGTCTGTGTAGTTGTTCCACGAGTGAATCCAGTGTTCGAATAGATTTCTCCACTCAGTGCGTGAATGTGCTACGTAGATGAATCTAGAGTTACATTCAAAATTCCCACAGCCTAAGTATTTTCACTCATAGACAGAGAGAGATTTTTCTAAGAGAGAGCTACATCTGCCAAGGAATGGATGACTCATTTATCAGTCGTCCGTGCCCCTTCATATGGTAACCGTTGGCAGCCAAAGTTACGGCCCTTAACTCCAGGCATAACGCCTGGAGTAATGCCAGCATCCCTAAATGGTAAGAGGCAGGGGCATGCCCACTAAGGGCGCCCCTGCTTTATTACAAGACCACTAATTTTATCACACAttagtactgcatgcatgcatgggtttTTGTCGATCGGTTGGCCCACACAGGCATGCGATATTGGACCGGCCTATCCGTTCAAGTTAAATCCAAGTGCATCATCTATGTTGTAATTTTTAGATCTACAACCTTAGGCCCGGTTTGGTTGTTAAACTCAAtggaaattaatttaattcagtttaattttaagatgAGTCTGATTAATATTCAAAAACCCAACTCTCAAATTGCTAAACTAATTTTAACCCAAAATATCTTTATACGTGGGATCcacaatcttttttaacttcccataaatatttttaaatttattcttaacatccaaatacatctaaattcattttaggTGGACTCCACAAAATTTACTTCACCctctcaactcattactattcataaataactcaactcatctcaactcaacttaatATTCAAACACAGCTTAATCACCCTAGTTCATATCATGAGTTTTCTTTTTGGATATATAAGCATctcaaataatataaattaattagacAAATTTAGAATTTAGGTTTGAATAGACATAGGTACGCGCGACATGATGTCATGTGTTGCAAGTTGCAAGTTTGCAACATTCAATGATCATGAGTATGTAATGAGCGACGTTTAATAGAACTTATTCTAAGTGCTCATGTGAAAAAGATGTTTGCTCCAATGTTTTTGTTACCGATGCCATGCTGAACCGTATTTTTCCACGTGActgtttctttaaaaaatatttttaagcaGACCTTTCGTAACCTGCCACctgtttctgtattttttgttcttgcAAACTCTATGAATAGCAAATGATGATACTCAGACAAATTGGCATCTCCATCATGATCTATTAATTTCAAGTATGATGATATAGTACCATGTGGATCCTCTTAAGGATTGCATTCTTTAGGTTGATtagtcttttattttaaatgccAAGTGCACGGAAATTGTGCATGATAGACACTATATACATATTGATGTGGCATTCAACTAGTCTACTCTGATATTTAATTAGTCGGGTGGCTCTACCGCCACCATTGGAGGCTCTCGTTAGTgtattttatgtgttttttttttgtgctctTAGTGAGAGCTCCCAGCAGAAAAACTAGTATTTTCCTTAATTAATCAATATTGAAAAAGGGGGTCAATTCATGATCTTCATTTTAAAGATGCAAGTCTTGTGCCATCATGGCATAGTTGGTACGTGATATAGAGCAAATTGTTAATCTATTTTTTCCTATGCTAACGTGTCATGATGTCACATAATAGTGTAATGTGTCATGGCATGACATATTAAAGTTGACCGCTAATCGGCTAATATTAGAGTTACTTATGGACGTGGCATGCCAATTGGCATTGTCACATAAGTTGTTAAATAGTTCTAAGACGTACCTTAATTATCATACTTCAAAGACGTATCAAATGTGCCAGAAAGTTTCCACTTTCTCGTGCCGAAGGCTAAAACCCAACTGTTTTTAAATCCATAAATTAGATGGAAGAGGCCCAAACTGAAAGGCAAAGAGCGCAGGCAAAGTCCAAGCCCATCTCTGGTTATCTCTGGACTCTGTGGAGAGGAACTCGAAACAGAAAGGGTGGAAGTTGAAAGTTGAACACAGTACACAGAACAGTGAGGAGGCCAACTTTTGCTGATTCCTAAGCACGGAACCGAGGCGTAGCCATGAAAATAGCCAAATAATCCTTTTGCTTGAGAAGCAGCCCCACCTTCTCGTGAACATAGGCTAATAATTTCTTGCGCTATGAAAAAAATCCTTGGTTTTAAGcaagattttttctttatttttgatcGATAAGCAATTTCAAATACCCAGATGGCGAAACTTGTCGATGATAAAAAATTCATTGATTTCATCACCTGCGCCAACTCATTTATCGTCGTTTCATTCTACACCTACTTCTAGATAGGTGTCtgtcttttatctttttctccttctaGATAGGTGTCTGTCTTGTATCAATAAAGTTTTTGTTTACCTATCAAAAGAAAAGTGTCTGTCTTTCATACGCTTGTTTGCTCCTTTTGCACTCTTTAATAAAGATTTCTtacttttaaataaacaaagagcTGATCATATCTTTGCGAGGTGTGAGGGAGATTTGTATACCAAAATGAAGGGTTTCAAAGAGGATTTCATGTGCTTGTGGTTCTTCAGAGTTTTTGCTAAGCCGTAGGGTGACTTTTTTGCCATATAAGAGAGACAGATGGTAGAACTTAATTTACTCCATCTCTTAGAATTTACTAGGTTGGGATACAAAGATggttttaactcatctcatcattataaatttctcaaaattttacacaaaatataataaacaattcaactttttcaaatcacaaaataataataatattaaaaaataatattctgagaatattttattcaactttcaactttaatttaAAACCATTCCATCTCATCTCGTTGTCCAAACCTCAATCTTCAATCACTTTCTTACAACCACTGAAGTCTCGAGCAAAAAAAGGGAATACATTATTGATGTCGACAATTTGATAATTAAAGTTTGGCCTTTATTTCTTTGTCAGTTCCATGATTTTCCTTTTAATCTTGGATAACTTTCTTGTTTCCACATCTTTCTTCAGTTCTCTTATTGTTACCATTTGGATTTCCAAGCCTCTCACTCTACATATATTCAATTCAGAGTTACATCAGACATGCAGTACGTCAAACGTGTGCTGACACAAAGAGAGCTCTTAAAGACCTCTTCAAAAGTGGGTCCTCGAAGCTTTGGGTACACTTTGCCAACAACTTTCCTTTGTTAAACACTAAGTATTCTTTAACTGGTATTTTTGGTGGAATATCACGTTATGATAACATGGATGTATGCAACTTTAAGCTTGTTGATTCTAATTCATTGAGAAACTACATTTAGAATGTGTGTTCATGTGATCAATCTGCTTGGATATTTAGTTTTTGAGTTGCAGTTATCAATCAAATTTCTTCTCGATAGTAAGTGGCGTGCTTAGATTTTGCTTAAATTATTATGGCGCACTGATTTCCTAAGGAGAAAAATCATATGAATCATTAATATACTtgctcttttttaaatatttaacagaaaaagtatTAAAAGAGGCAATGCCTTGAATGGTGTGTGTATTTCGAACTTTCTCAACGAGAAGCATAAGTCTGGGAACTTGCTTGAATTTCCAAAATTTCCAGCTTGTTCGTTGAAATCCTTTGACACAATGTCTCGGGGGCCTATGTTGACCTTAAGTTTTCCATTGTATGCATCAGGCCATTGAAAAAGTTGGTCATCTCAGAAGTGGTGATGGCAATTTCACATTATAGATTTGGGTGCTTTTTCAGTTATATTTCAATGGCTTCTCTCAAGATCTACAATTTCAAATTATACATGCAACATAAGGCATGATGAATCCATTGATTTTCAAAAAGTTCTTACCAGTGTGGAGTTTtgtaattttaagtaaaatggCGTCCTGACAAGCATCAAGGCCCTTCACAGGTCAGTGTAGGTTTCTGCTCTCTGCCCAATCAACTACTTACTATGCACTCTCGCCAAATGGGTTGCATCTAATTCTATCATTGGACGCATTCCCATCTTTTGTATCCCCGGTTATGGTTCTAACCGAGATTTTGGCTCCCTGATCTCCAATCTCCTATCCCTTAAAAAGATTACAATACTTAAATTTCTTGGGTGTCCTGTGGTAAAACAATTCttgtttactttaaaaaaaaaaaaatgtgttcagTCACAGAAGATGGTGGCTATCTATCTTTTCTACTGGTAAAGTCTCTTTTCTACTCTTGGGACCAAACACACCCAACAGATGGGGAGGGGGTGTTGCTGATGGTAGGAGGGGCCTAACCTCACATTATGTAGTCACTGAATCTGCAGTTCAAATGAAGAATCCGGATTGACAATTTTCTCTCattgtttttcctttccacCATTTACTGATGGATAATACCCAATTCGTTGTGTGGACGTCTAACTGTCGAACCGTCATGTTTATTGAGGTCAGTTTGTAAAATTATGGTTCTCAAAGCagattttttgtcttttgttattaatttttaatgccGTAAATCTCAATTTTGGGAGACGATCtcagatgttattttttaacattatacTGATGTATATTTGATGCACATAATTCAAAGCCATCGGTGACTCCCTTTATCCTTCTATTTATGGttttttgtttgatgatttGATTTTGAAGTCTTAAAAGAAATCTATGCATTCTTGCAGGCAATGGTGACAGTGCATACAGGTCTCTGTGTAGTGCCCTCTCCCCAGCATAGTCTGTAGGTTTTTGGTTTAAATGCATTCGATCTACTTAGGATAGCGTTTCCTATTGGGCAGAGACGGTAGAGGTATATTCAATTCTAAATAACTCCAACAAATTGCATGCTTCTCCATGATAATAGCTGAGCTCTTCATTATCATAATTCTACGGACCGACTCCTTAGGTAGATGGTATAATGCATGGAATAATTAGGATCAGAAAGTTCGCTTGAGTCCAGCTCTAGATCAGCCTGGTAACCTCTCTCCTAGATTTCAAACTTTCTCTAATGTGTTGTGTTTAGGCAGTAAAGCTTCATCCTTTGGACTCGTTTGAAGTCATCTTTCATTCCCTTCACGGAGTTTGAAacgagaaaagagaaaagagaagcaaTATTTGTtgattgttaaaaaaaagagtCTTATTTGTgtcatatttaataattttatcatttttttcttaagaaaagAGCCAAGCCAGTTTATCTGAGGTAGGGATGAAAAGCGATTTTTGGGTAAAACTGCCGCCGACCGATGAGAGGGAAAAAGGTGGACGGACCGACCGTAACCGGTCGACGGGGAGGAAAACAACCGGCCGTATCAACTCCGGCGGTTCTCTGGCAGTTTACGATCAGTTTTCGGTTCCCCTCTGACGGCATCGTTCGTCtaagagagtagagagagagagttgcagaggagagagagagaggattagaAATGCAAAAAtgggaaagaagaaaggaagaagacgaTATGTAATATCTAAATGgcgccgtttggtttaataccaAACAATGccgttctaattttttttctcacctTATAGATAAAACGACAccgtttggtttaataacaAACAGCGTCGTTTAATCTGGGTGTAAAACATAAACGTAGGATTAAAATGATGCCGTTCTACTTAAACTGTTGTttcatattgataaaatttcaaaaaaaaatgagtattatTATATCAGCTGATTCAGCGGTTTGAGTGAGCGTCAAACTACGACCGAACTGACAATAGGTGGTTTTACTAAAATGTTGCTGCCCACCGACCAATTCCTTGGTGGTTTCGGCCGGATCCGGCCTATGGTAGCTAGTCTGAGTCGATCACAgtcaattttatgatttattgtaCACCTCTAATATGAGGCCGATAGAGTTACATATGGACAAAAACTAAGATGACTGCTGGTGGCTCTCGTTAGTGGCCACCACtggccaattttttttattctttgtttaataattaaaaaaattatttaatattattataaattttttatatttttttaaagtatttaaaagtattaaaaaataattttaaaaattgccTAACGGGAGCCACCACAGGCACCGTCCGTTACATATTACAACGAACACACTGACATCATCCATCAGTACGCCCAGAGAAGAGGTACTCGGGCTAATTTTCTAAAGTCCCGTCAGTGGCCAGCTCGTACGTttactttcaaaattcaaaatttaaacggcttaatagattaaaataagattttaccGTTTGAAGTGTTTGTTCTGTTTTCACTTTTAACTGtgtcataataataataatatcttgtAATCAATACGTGACTCCTTCGACCAACCCTTCTCTTTGGGATGACAGCTGAATTGATTCAGTCAAACTCATCTGCTAAGAACATGAAATATTGTGTTGAAATTGAAATCGAATCCCATCATATAATTCCTTCCTACgtctagaaaagaaaaataagcatTAACATTCTCACAATTAGTGAAACACATCTGCCAAGACACATAACAAGTTAAACCGTTAAAAACAGAGGAGGACAACAGAGGATGACACCATAAATCCATAGATCAAGATCAAGAAGCCAAAATGCAAAGCCCAGTTCCTCTTGAACTTACCAAAGTAACTCTCGGGAGGCTCTTGGTAATGAATCTCAAACTCATCGTCGCCAACCCCGTCGAACTGCTCGCCCCCGGTGGCGCttattttcatcttcatctcccTGAGCTTCTCGGTGGCCAGCCCAAGAGTGAGTTTGTGGCAGCGCCTCTGGTACTTGAACCCGTTGATGCACCTGAGGGTCTGGGCCACTGAGACGTAGAAGATGAGGTGGGAGAGGGAGAGGATGGTGATGGGGATCCAGCAATGGCGGCACTGGAGGCGAGGGGACTGGGACTGTGAGAGAAAGACGATGcccaagaagatgaagaagagctGGAAGAGCTTGTGGAGCTCCTTCTTTTGGAGGTCTATGGAGCGCTTCTTCTCCAGGGTCTTCTCGAAGTGTAGCTGGATTATGGTGTTAAGGGCCTGGAAGGCTGTTTCTTTCGGGATTGCTTGGTGGTGGTGTTGCTGGTGATGGTTGTGGGTTTGGTGGTAGGGTTCGTACTCCGCCATTGATggtagagagaatgagagaattCGGTGAAGGAGGGGCGTTTACAGTAGCTTAGAGTTCAGAATGGCAATGGAGTTTGGCTCGAATCTCGTTGCACTTCCACTTGGGATATAGGAGAAGCGAAATGATGGCACTTCGGTAACTTTCTTGCCATTTTGGCAGTGTGCGTACTTTGAAGGTTCAGCGGTACACAACCAACGGTAAAATAGAGATTAAAAAACCATTACTTTTGTATTAATTGATCTATcattaattgatatattaataaataagtttggaattttttttttcttaaaatctctCTACCAAACCCCCGCGAAGTTTACGTAAGAAGTTTGAGAGTGTCTCTCCTCAAAACAGGCTCGTTTAGATGTTAAAGAActtaaaagattatctcaattcatttgtGAAAAacagtaaaatagtttgtaaataataatgaaatagtagttaatagtttgttaataataagaaaatatttgtaaataataatgaagtaaTCTGAAGATATATAATAGTTGTGTTTTCAAAAAGACCCTTAGAGCACTGAAATTAGCTTAAGCCAATGAAGTCTCTAATCACGACTGATATCCTTtaaaatgaagctgcaatggaTTAGACATCATTAAATGTAGATGACTTTGAGctacaaaaaaattatcttgGAAGTCATATTTGGCCAGCTACTATAGCAAAGTTATCCCacttgtttattatttaaaaatgagttttatatGATCACAGGTTATTTCAATACATCACATGGTTGGATCCCACGACCCACCACTCTATTGAGAGATGATCTCTAATCTAATCTAATctactacttgtatataacctcatattttatattttgaaccCTTATCAATTTAAATGGGAAATATATCTTAAATGATGATTTGAGGTTAAAGACCTTAGTTTTCTCTGGGGAATAAAACCTTATTGTCCACTGCAGACTTCTCCGCGGGTTATGCCTATTCTATCTattgatatgtatatatatacatatagacaCACTCAATATATATAAGCAACTTTTATTACAACACTTCTCCAATTCTATTTAAAATTctagatatttataaaaaatgtacaatgggttaatgtttttttatataataagagATGATCTCTAATCTAATCTACTACTTTTCCACTGTTGCAGCATTACTGCTGATGCTAATTTTTATTAGTACAAACAAATACAACCAACCACTTCCAACTTCTACAAGCATGTCGGTGTTCACTGTCAAAAGAAAGCTGTATTAAATTACACACTAACctccttattttatttattcctaTCTCTGTACCTATCTATCTCACTTTCTCATCCGTATCAACAAATGATGAACATTAACTACATAGAGAGAAGATGCCATTTCCCAAAAGATGCAATCATATTGAATCAAAATGAATTTCTCACCAACCACAATCTGATCCACACAAGCCTGGGGTAGCCTCAGTAATGGACCCTGACCGACACCCGCTTCACCTTCACCTCTGGAAAAAAGGTTCTCACCGGTGTCTCCTCAACCCACAGTTGCCATTGAAGAAGGATCACTTACTACAACCTGATAGCCATCcgcatcttcatcttccttatctACTTGAATCTGATCAGCATTCTCTCCATCACTGCCCTCCGTTACCGATTCCGTCCTCTGTTGCTCTTCTTGTCCATTCATCATGTGCATCAAAAGCTCCTCGGGCTTCAACTCATTGCCAGAATTAGTTGATTTTTCAACCTTCGCAGTCTTCCCAGTATATAAAGCATCGAGCTGGTGAAAATAAGGACAGGTCTTCGAGTCCTCAGGCCttttcttattgctttcttttacCCTCTTGAAGTACTTGTTTATATTCTCCCACTTCTCTTTACACCTCTTTGCACTCCGATCATAACCAATCTTTTTCATTGCAATTGATATCTCCTCCCATAGAGATGCTTTGGGCCCATTTTCTTGATACTGATAGTCAAGGTTAGTCCTCAGCCTAATCAAAGCGTCAACTTCATCTTTAGGCCATCGAGCGGAGCTCTTCTGAATAGAATTCCCACGATTGTCATTTTCTTGCTTCTCCAAATTATATACACAACTGTTATCCTCTTGATTGTCCAAAACATTCCCACCGTTATGTTTTACTTGCCCCATAACATCTCCACCGTGACTATTGTCTTGCCCTTCCACAACTTTCTCCACTGGTGTTGAGACCATTGCTGACTCCTGAGGCAATTGCACCGAGCTCGCCTGCTCAGAAAACTGCTTCAAGAAGGCAAGGACGGCAGCATCCTTTGCTGCTGTAATTGATCTTTCTTGAACCAAAATTTCGCGCTCTCTCTTAATTCTATCCAATTCGTCCATCCTCCATGCTTCTTCTCTTGCCATTCGATCTTGCTCACACTTATCCAATGCCTCTATAAGTTTCCTCTGCAAGTTCTCCTGTTTCTCGATGACTACCTTCATTAATCCCTCAAAATACTCGgtcaatttcttcttcttcttcttcctcatgcCTTCCAACTCCTTAAGGGATGAAGATGTGGATGGAGTGGTGTTATCCGCGAAAATGATAGAATGCTGAACTGAATTTTGAATAGAACTAGTTGGCTCCGCAGTATTCGCCACTATCCCCCCCGTTTCTTTCAAGGAAGCCTGGACCTTTTCTGGGcaaggagaaggagaagcaagTTGCGGGTTGCTATCTAAAGCCTCTAACTGCTCAAAAAACCGATAATTCTTGCCATTGGATCGGCCCGACCGAACTTCTTTGGTCCTCTTGTGGTACTTGTATATGTTCTCAAACTTCTCCTTGCACTTCTTGGCGCTTCGAGTATATCCAAGCTCCGCTAATTTCCTGAACAACACGGTTCCACAAACTGCATTTTTGAACTTCAGCAAAACCCAAATTAACCAATACTAAAAGAATGAACTAAAGCAAAAAGGAATAGAGCAAAAATATGGGACCATTCAGACCTTTAAACCCAAGGGCATAAGAAGTCGCTGGATATTATTACTTCAACGTAAAAGGGATTTAAGAACACGATAAGTTTGGCGTGAACATAAGAACTACATCATTTGTCAAATAGTTATTTCGGAAAGTTTcgatgaaataagaaaaaatctaatcCTAATAAGCATACTTACAAAACTAAAGCCTTCGAGTTTTCACGGGCAACAAATGTGAAAAGCAACTACGCAAGCAAGAGGATGGTTTTTCTCGAGAAAGTACGAGCAAGTGAATGCTAAACTAATTTGACTGACCTGGAAACCGCTTCCCAGAGAGGAGCCTTGGTGGCAGAGTCCCTGAAGGTATCGTCCATGTCAGACCTTATCTCGAGCAAAGCCAGAGACTCTTGCCTCGACCACCGGCTACCAGACCAGTTCCGGT
This is a stretch of genomic DNA from Carya illinoinensis cultivar Pawnee chromosome 3, C.illinoinensisPawnee_v1, whole genome shotgun sequence. It encodes these proteins:
- the LOC122303409 gene encoding uncharacterized protein LOC122303409, with the translated sequence MAEYEPYHQTHNHHQQHHHQAIPKETAFQALNTIIQLHFEKTLEKKRSIDLQKKELHKLFQLFFIFLGIVFLSQSQSPRLQCRHCWIPITILSLSHLIFYVSVAQTLRCINGFKYQRRCHKLTLGLATEKLREMKMKISATGGEQFDGVGDDEFEIHYQEPPESYFGKFKRNWALHFGFLILIYGFMVSSSVVLLCF
- the LOC122303408 gene encoding trihelix transcription factor GT-2-like; the encoded protein is MSEISTLPENPGTFAAVDRGNEECAVSALVSVPSGDEERVGIEEGDRNWSGSRWSRQESLALLEIRSDMDDTFRDSATKAPLWEAVSRKLAELGYTRSAKKCKEKFENIYKYHKRTKEVRSGRSNGKNYRFFEQLEALDSNPQLASPSPCPEKVQASLKETGGIVANTAEPTSSIQNSVQHSIIFADNTTPSTSSSLKELEGMRKKKKKKLTEYFEGLMKVVIEKQENLQRKLIEALDKCEQDRMAREEAWRMDELDRIKREREILVQERSITAAKDAAVLAFLKQFSEQASSVQLPQESAMVSTPVEKVVEGQDNSHGGDVMGQVKHNGGNVLDNQEDNSCVYNLEKQENDNRGNSIQKSSARWPKDEVDALIRLRTNLDYQYQENGPKASLWEEISIAMKKIGYDRSAKRCKEKWENINKYFKRVKESNKKRPEDSKTCPYFHQLDALYTGKTAKVEKSTNSGNELKPEELLMHMMNGQEEQQRTESVTEGSDGENADQIQVDKEDEDADGYQVVVSDPSSMATVG